In the Bacillus sp. FJAT-42376 genome, CCACGGTGAATCCATGGGGGCTGCATCGATGCTCCTTTACGCAGGCATTCTTGAAGATGCAGCTGACTTTTATATTGCGGACTGTCCGTTTGAAGACCTGGAGGAACTGCTTCTCTTCCGTCTGCAATCAGAAATCAGCATCCCGAAATGGCTTGTTATGCCGATTGCCCGTCTTTTCCTGAAATGGCGGGACGGCTATAGGATGCAAGAGGTTTCGCCGATAAAAATCATCAGCCGGATCCAAAAGCCTGTCCTATTTATTCACGGGAAGAAAGATGGCACGATTCCTGTCTCATCCTCCATCCATTTGTATGAGCATAAATCTGGTTCCAAAGGGATCTATATAGCCGATAACGCAGATCATGCCATGTCTTTCACGCACAACAGGGAGGAGTATAAACAACAGATTATCGCATTTCTGGAGAAAATCGGAATAGATGGCAAGGGCTGATGGATTGGGCATACTCGTGTCCAATCTCTCTCTGTGCTGTTCAAAATCGAGTATTTTCTTTGCTTTCTCTTTTCTTAAATTTTATATAGTAGTATATATACAAACCTATCCCCAGAAGAATCACGACTGCAAACACCCAAACCGGCATTCCCCAGAAATAAACTCCTCTAAAAGCCATTCCAAACAACAAGATGGCATCCCAAATAAAATCTAATTTTGACATCTCCCGCTCCTTTTTACCCTTATTTTACCACAATAAGAATTTTTATGTAACAACAGCTGACTTTCCTGTATGATATGGATTAGAAATCCCCGCCTGTAAAGGAGCGACTAAAATGGAATTACAAAAATATCAGCCCCATCATAAAGAAAGACTGCAAGATTTCAGTCTTCCGCCAGAGCAAATGCCATTCACCGCCCTGCCTGTCGACCGGCTTGAAGGCTCCAATGGCGAACATCCAATTGTCATTCTGTATGAGAGAAAACCAGTCGGCTTTTTTCTTCTTCACTCCGGTGAAAGAGTGAACGACTATACGGATCTTCCAAACCGGATGCTATTAACTTCTTTCTCTGTCAATTTCTCTGATCAGGGTAAAGGGTATGCGAAAGGAGGACTGAAGCTTTTGAAGGCGTTTGTTCAGCAGGAATTTCCAGATTGTGCTGAAGTGATTCTCGCTGTCAACCATAGGAATATCGCTGCCCAAAATCTATACATAAAGACCGGATTTTTTGACACCGGCAATCGAAAGACCGGAAAGATTGGCGAACAATACATTTTCAGTCTGCCGATTTTATGAATGGAGGGAACAAAGAATGCGCTTAGTCATCATCGGAGGCGGATACGCCAGAAAGTCTGATCATTTTTTTATCAATCAGCGGCTGGCGGAGCTGACAGGAAAAGACAATCCAGTAGTCTTATTTATTCCAAGCGCGGCTTCGGATGATGAAGTCTACATAAAAGAATTCCTCGGTGTGTTTGAACAGCGTCTTGGCTGCCAGGTTTCCGTTTTGCGGACGGCTTTCTTCCATTCTTACTCAGAAGTGACGGAAGCCTTTCAAGCTGCTGACCTGATTTACCTTGGCGGAGGAAACTATGTGAACATGATAGAAGCATCGAAACAATGGAAAATCGATGGTCTTTTCATCGACGCTCTGCAATCCGGCAAACTGATTGCCGGAATCAGTGCAGGAGCCATATGCTGGTTCAGCAGCGGCCTTCGCTCGGATTATGAGGGAGACGGTTATGCGGAAAGTGAAGGATGGTCTATTTTGAATGCTGTTTTTTGCCCTCATTTTAATCAGCCTGATCGTGCGGAAGCCTTTGCCTCACTTATGGAGCAAACAAACAGAAAAGGGATAGCTATAGAAGATGACTGCGCCTTATATATAAACGGAAATACGTATGAAATCATCGGTTCACCTGAGAGCATCCATTTATTCTGCGGGCTTTCACTGAAGGATCTTGGCTCTTTAATCACCCCTTTTCCGCATGGGAAGATGAAGCAGTTCGGTAACAATGCTTTGCTTTCCTTTCAGCCGGTCAATCGCTAAAATGAAGATAGAATAGTCCTGAATGGAGGATATAGAATGAAAAAACTTTGGATTGGTCTTGGCGTTGCCCTTTCCTACATATTCATCGTTGGCTTCTTTTTCACAAATATGATGATGTTTATTAAGAAGCGGACAGACGAAGAAATTCTGGAGCGCGAAACACTGGACGGGCATTTTATTCAGAAGGATTTTGATGAGCTGAAAAAAACTGAAGTGACGATTCCGTCCATTTACGGATATGACGTCAAAGGCTACCTCGTCGCACCTTACGAGGACCGCAAATTTGTCATCATCTGCCATGGGGTTACCGTCAACCGCTACAACTCGGTTAAATACATGAATTTGTTTTTAAAGCGCGGATACAACGTCCTGATCTATGACCATCGCAGACATGGGGAGTCCGGCGGGAAAACGACAAGCTACGGCCATTATGAAAAATACGATCTGCAAGCCGTTGTTCATTGGCTGAAGGAGCAATTTGGACAGGATATAACGTTAGGCATCCACGGAGAATCCATGGGATCGGTTACCATGCTGCTGTATGCCGGAATGCTTGAGGACGGGGCCGATTTTTACGTGGCCGACTGTCCGTTCGACAGCCTGGAAAAGCAGCTGCTTTACCGTCTGAAAGTAGAATTCCGTCTGCCAGGCTTTCTTGTCATGCCGATTGCCCGCCCTTTTATGAAATGGCGCGACGGGTACTCTCTTAAAGACGTATCCCCTATCCAATTCATTGATAGGATTAAAAGTCCCGTCCTTTTTATTCACAGCAAGGACGATGCTTACATTCCATCTGAATCATCTCAGCTGCTGTATGAAAAGAAAAACGGTCCAAAGAAAATCTACTTTGCTGAAAAAGGGGATCACGCGATGTCGTTTACGGAGAATCGGGAAGCATATGAGCGGATATTGGATGAATTTTTGGAAGAGGCTGTGCCTGTAACACAGTAGATAGCTGGTTTCATCTGGGAGATCCGGGGGTCCTAAGCTAAGCCTAGGACCCTTCTCTTTATTTTCTTCCCGCCTGCCACTTCATCCCCCATCCAAAGGCGCGGTCCATTTTTGCATGTCCATGAAAATATTCGACAAGACGTGTAACATTAAACGTCTGATCCTGGACGTTTTCAATCATGGCAATGGCACACATCGTTTGGCCATTGCGGTGTTCATCAAGCTTCACCTCTATGTCCTGGCCAGTGCCGTATTTTAGTGTAACGACCCCATCTACCTCTGACCAGTTAGCTGCTCCCTGATAAATAAACGTGTATACAAGAATCCGTCTCATCTCCTGTACCCGGTCTCCATTGATCCGGAGATTTTCTCCACCCGCCGCCGCTCCAGTCCGATCATCGTGGTCCAATTGAATATAAGGCAGCTGATTAAGGTTTCCAAACGCATTTCCGAGGGCCTGAATGCAGCCTTTTTGGCCGTTTTTAAGTTCATATAAACAGCCTAAGTCAAGGTCCGCTTGACTTGCACCTTTCCCGAGCAATCCGGATAAAAATCCTCCTTTTCCAGTTTGATTCTGCGGTTTCTGATTCCAATTTAAATTCACCAATAGTTCGCCAATACCTGATCCGCTTGTTTTTGAGAGATTAATGGATTCACCTTTTTTCTTTAACTCAATCACTCTATTCATCTCCTTCTGCTGGATGATGTTTCCACTTCACCTTTTAGTCTACTAAAAATAGGGCATTTTCTCCAATACCGCTCATCTATGGTTACTTTTTCCTCTTTTTGTGATATGATCTCCTAAAAAGGAACGTACGTTCTTTCAATAGGAGGCATGTAAATGAGGCCGAATCTGACTCTATCTATTGCTGTACAGGAATTCACCAACTATTATTGGTTAAAAGAGGAGCTGCAGTTTTTTTGCAGAGAGCATGGACTATCCCCCTCTGGTTCCAAATCAGAGCTTTCCTCGAGAATTGTAGCGTTTTTGCAGACAGGAGAAATTTTAAAGCCGAAACGATCTGCAAATCCTCCTGGAAGAGAAGAGACCCGCCGCGAGCTGACTCTGGAAACGGTGATTACGGAGAACCACCGCTGCAGCCAGGAAGCAAGAGCCTTCTTTAAGACAGTGATTGGACCGGGATTTCATTTTTCTACCTACATACAGA is a window encoding:
- a CDS encoding GNAT family N-acetyltransferase, translated to MELQKYQPHHKERLQDFSLPPEQMPFTALPVDRLEGSNGEHPIVILYERKPVGFFLLHSGERVNDYTDLPNRMLLTSFSVNFSDQGKGYAKGGLKLLKAFVQQEFPDCAEVILAVNHRNIAAQNLYIKTGFFDTGNRKTGKIGEQYIFSLPIL
- a CDS encoding Type 1 glutamine amidotransferase-like domain-containing protein produces the protein MRLVIIGGGYARKSDHFFINQRLAELTGKDNPVVLFIPSAASDDEVYIKEFLGVFEQRLGCQVSVLRTAFFHSYSEVTEAFQAADLIYLGGGNYVNMIEASKQWKIDGLFIDALQSGKLIAGISAGAICWFSSGLRSDYEGDGYAESEGWSILNAVFCPHFNQPDRAEAFASLMEQTNRKGIAIEDDCALYINGNTYEIIGSPESIHLFCGLSLKDLGSLITPFPHGKMKQFGNNALLSFQPVNR
- a CDS encoding alpha/beta hydrolase codes for the protein MKKLWIGLGVALSYIFIVGFFFTNMMMFIKKRTDEEILERETLDGHFIQKDFDELKKTEVTIPSIYGYDVKGYLVAPYEDRKFVIICHGVTVNRYNSVKYMNLFLKRGYNVLIYDHRRHGESGGKTTSYGHYEKYDLQAVVHWLKEQFGQDITLGIHGESMGSVTMLLYAGMLEDGADFYVADCPFDSLEKQLLYRLKVEFRLPGFLVMPIARPFMKWRDGYSLKDVSPIQFIDRIKSPVLFIHSKDDAYIPSESSQLLYEKKNGPKKIYFAEKGDHAMSFTENREAYERILDEFLEEAVPVTQ
- a CDS encoding Tellurium resistance, whose product is MNRVIELKKKGESINLSKTSGSGIGELLVNLNWNQKPQNQTGKGGFLSGLLGKGASQADLDLGCLYELKNGQKGCIQALGNAFGNLNQLPYIQLDHDDRTGAAAGGENLRINGDRVQEMRRILVYTFIYQGAANWSEVDGVVTLKYGTGQDIEVKLDEHRNGQTMCAIAMIENVQDQTFNVTRLVEYFHGHAKMDRAFGWGMKWQAGRK
- a CDS encoding DUF6434 domain-containing protein; translation: MRPNLTLSIAVQEFTNYYWLKEELQFFCREHGLSPSGSKSELSSRIVAFLQTGEILKPKRSANPPGREETRRELTLETVITENHRCSQEARAFFKTVIGPGFHFSTYIQNYFKTHAGYTYKDAVTAWHEEEERKKDPSYKTAISPQFQYNQFTRDFFADPANKGKKRKEAVEAWNTVKNLPGGSKYKHNGLHTDKKD